Within Streptomyces sp. NBC_00704, the genomic segment CGCGACGCCCTCGCCGTTCGCGCTCACCCCCGAGGGCCGCCCGGCCGCCGGCGGACTGGACCCGGTCGAGGACGACGGCGACGGCGCCGACGGGACCGTCACCGTGGAGACCGAAGGACTGGCCAGCCGGGTCACCCCGTTCCCCGTCGCCGCCTCCAAGTACTCGGCCCTGCACCCGGTGGCGGGCGGTGGACTGGTGTGGCTGCGCTGGCCGATCTCGGGCGCCCTCGGCGAGACGTTCGCCAACCCCGACGACACCAGCGGCCGCCCGACCCTGGAGCACTTCAACATCAGCAAGGCGAAGAAGTCCGAACTCGTCGACGACCTCGACTGGTTCGCGCTGAGCGGCGACGGCACCCGGCTCGTCGTGGTCGACGAGGGCGAACTGCGGGCGGTGCCGTCCACCGAGACCGGCGACCCCGACTCCACGGTCTGGATCGACCTGCGGCGCATCCTGCACGAGGTGGACCCGGGCGCCGAATGGCGCCAGTCGTACGAAGAGGCCGGCCGGCTGATCCGCGCCTACTTCTGGGACCCCGGCATGTGCGGGATCGACTGGGACGCCGTTCTCGGCCAGTACCGGCCGCTCGTCGAACGGGTCGCCTCCCCCGACGAGTTCGCCGACCTGCTGCGCGAGGTGCTGGGCGAACTGGGCACCTCCCACGCGTACGTCACGGCCGCCCGCCGCAACGAGGGACCTCCGCACTACCAGCGGCTCCAGGGCCTCCTCGGCGCCAACCTCGTACGCCGCGACGCCGGTTGGACGATCCGGCGGATCCTGCCCGGCGACTCCTCCGACTCCAAGGCGCGTTCGCCGCTGGCCGGCACCGGGATCCGGGAGGGCGCGGTCCTCACCCACGTCGACGGCCGCGAGGTCGACCCGCTGACCGGCCCCTACCCGCTGCTGGCCGGCGCGGGCGGCACCACGGTGGAACTCACGCTCGCCCCCGCCGAGGGCGAGCCGGGCCGGCCGCGCCGGGTGGCCGTCGTCCCGCTCGTCGACGAACGCCCCCTGCGCTACCAGGACTGGGTCGCCAAACGGCGGGCCGTGGTGAGGGAGTTGAGCGACGGCCGGTGCGGCTATCTGCACATCCCGGACATGGGCGGCTCCGGCTGGGCCCAGTTCAACCGCGACCTGCGCGGCGAGGTCGCCCGGCCCGCCCTGATCGTGGACGTGCGCGGCAACGCCGGCGGCCACATCAGCGAACTGGTGGTGGAGAAGCTGACCCGGACGATCCTGGGCTGGGACCTCACCCGCGACGCCGAACCGGTGTCCTACGCCTCCAACGCCCCGCGCGGACCGGTCGTGGCGCTGGCGGACGAGGCGACCTCCTCCGACGGCGACATGATCACGGCCGCCTTCAAACTGCTCGGGCTGGGCCCGGTGGTGGGCCAGCGCACCTGGGGCGGCGTGGTCGGCATGACCGGCCGCCACCGGCTCGGCGACGGCACCGTCATCACCGTCCCGATGAACGCGGCCTGGTTCGACGCGTACGGCTGGTCCGTGGAGAACAAGGGCGTCACGCCCGACCTGGAGATCCTGCGCACCCCCCTCGACTGGGCCGAGGGCCGCCACGCCCAGCTCGACGACGCCGTGCGACTGGCCCTGGAACTGCTCACGACGAACCCGCCGGCGACCCCGCCCGACTACAGCGACGTCCCCGACCGGTCCCGCCCGAAGCTGCCCCCGCGTACCACCTGAGCCCCCGGACACGGGGCCCGGCCCACACAGGGGCCGGCCGGCACGAGGACCGGCGGACACGAGGAGGGGGGACGCGAGGAGGGGCGCCCCGGGCCCGGGGCGCCCCTCCGCTCATGTCACCGGCCGCCGGAGCGGGGTGTCAGAAGCCCTCTTCGTCGAAACCGACGCGCTCACGCTCGCGCTCGCGGTCCCGCTCCTGCGGGGCGCGGCGCTCCGAGGACTCGTGCTCGGGGCGCATGCGCTCCGCCGAGTCGCGCTCCGGACGCATGCGCTCCGAGGACTCGCGCTCCGGGCGCATGCGCTCGGCGTCCTCGCCCGGACGCTGCTTGCCGCGCTGCTGGACCTGCTCCTTGGCCTGCTGGGCCTTCTGCTGGGCCTTCTGCTGCCACTGCTCGGACTGGTCCTGGAACTTGTCCTTCATACCCATGTGGGTTCACTCCTGTAGGAGATGAGGGGGGTTGGGGCCCCGTGGTGGGGCCTCGACCAGATTCACACGGGTGGTCACGGTGCGCATGTCGATCAACTACGCTGCGTAGCTCTGGCCTGTTCGTCGGCGGAGCCGCCCGCTCCCACCAGCCCCGTCCGCATCCCCTGCAACCGGGGTGCGAACCGCTTCATCTCGCGCCGGCCGACCGTCCCGATGATCCCGGGCAGGTACCCGCGCACCGACTGCATTCCCCGCAGCCACCCCTGTCCGTACACGTGCGGGGAGCGCCGCTCGATGCCGGCCACGATCCGGTCGACCGCCGGTCCGAGCGGGTACGTCTTGTTCGCCGGCCACGGCAGCCGCTGCCTCAACTCCCGCATCACCTCGTCCTGGTCGGCCCCGCGCACCATGTCGGTGTCCGTCCACGACAGGTATCCGACGCCCACCCGGACGCCCTGGTGGGCGACCTCCGCGCGCAGACTGTGCGCGAACGCCTCCACGCCCGACTTGGACGCGCAGTACGCGGTCATCATCGGCGCCGGCGTGATCGCGGCGAGCGAGGCGATCTGCAGCAGATAGCCGCGGCTCTCGCGCAGCAGCGGCAGGAACGCGCGGGCCGTGACGGCCGACCCGATCAGGTTCACCTCGACGACCCGCCGCCACGAGTCCGGGTCGGAGTCCGCGAACGGACCGCCGTTGGCGACACCGGCGTTGGCCACCACGACGTCCACCTTGCCGAAGCGCTCCTTGACCTGAGCCGCCACCGCGCTCATCGCCTCGTGGTCGGTGACGTCGGCGTACCAGTGGTCGCTGTCGCCGTGCAGCCGCTCGGACACCTGCTTCAGCGCGTCCGGCTCCAGACCGACCAGCGCGATGCTCGCGCCGCGCGCGGAGAGCTTGCGGGCGAGCAGCTCCCCGACCCCCCGCGCCGCCCCGGTGACGACGACGACCTGTCCCTCGAGCTCGACCCTGCTCATGCGCCCTCCTTCAACTGCGTGTACGTGGTGACGAGTTCCCGGATCCGTGCGGTGACCAGGGCGGGCTCCTCGACCGGCGTCATGTGTCCGACGCCGGGCAGTTCGGTGACGCCCAGGGAGTGCGGCAGCGCCGCCGCGATGCGGTGCGCCTGCACCGGCGGCGTCAACCGGTCGGCGGTGCCGACCAGCACGGCCGTCGGCACGGTCAACCGGCCCACGCCGTGGTCGAGATCGAGCAGGTGCAGCACGCCGGACCAGGCGTGCCGCACCCGGCGCGGGCAGGCGTGCACGATCCGGGCGCACGCCTCCACCATGTGCGGGGCCGCTCCGGCGCCCATCGTGGCGTACTTCAGGATCCGCATCGCGACGGGTGTGACCGGCCCGAGGGGGGCCCGCGAGCCGAGGACGTGCCGGGTCAGCCAGGTCCGCAGCCGGCCCGGCCGCAGCGGGAGGACGGTGGACTCGGCGACCAGCCGCGAGGCGCCGGTGCTGCACAGCAGGACGGCTGCCGCGTGCTCCGCGAAGGCCTCCCGTCCGGCCGCCGCCAGCACCGTCATGCCGCCCATGGAGTGACCGGCGATCACCGCCTTCTCGCCGGGGGCCAGGGTCGCCCGCAGGACGGCTTCCAGGTCGTCGGCGAGGGCGTCCGTGCTGCACGCGGCGCTGGCCGGGGTGCGTCCGTGTCCGCGCTGGTCGTAGGCGATCACGCGGTGGTCGGCGGCGAGTTCGCGGATCTGGGCCGCCCAGAACGCCGTCGAGCAGGTCCAGCCGTGGGCGAGGACGACGGCGGGCGCGGCCCCGGCCCCCGAGGCCGGGCCGTGGATCTCGACGTGCAGCCGGGCGCCGTCGGCGGAGACGGCGGTCAGCTCCCGCACGGAGGCGGCGGCGCCGGCGGCGCTCATGCCGTCACCTCCTTCTCCTCGCCGGCCTGCGCGCTGCCGGACCCGGGGCGGGCGGGCGCGCGCACCACCTCGTACTCCGCGAGGTCCACCCGGCGGGTCGCCCGCCGGAACTCGGCGGTGGTGCCCGGCCAGACGGTCGTGTTGCGGCCGCTGGCGTCCAGGTACCAGCTGGTGCAGCCGCCCGTGCTCCACACCGTCCGCTTCATCCGGTCCTGCACCCGGCGGTTCCAGGCGTGCACCGCGCTCGGGCGGGCGTCGAGGGCCGCGCGGCCCCCGAGGACGTCGAGCTGGCGCAGGTAGTCGGCCATGTAGTTCAGCTGGGACTCGATCATCAGGATCATGGAGGAGTTCCCCAGTCCGGTGTTCGGGCCGATGATCGTCATCCAGTTGGGGAACCCGGCGGCGGACGCGCCCCGCAGGGCCTCCATGCCGCCCTTCCAGCTCTCCGCGAGGGTCCGCCCGTCCGCGCCCACCACCCGGTCGGCGATCGGCATGTCGGTGACGTGGAACCCGGTGCCGAACACGATCACGTCGGCCTCGGTCTCGGTGCCGTCGGCGGCGACCAGCGTGGAGCCGCGCACCTCGCTCAGCCCGCTCGCGACGACGTCCACGTTGGGGCGCGTGAGGGCCGGATAGTAGGTGCTGGACAGCAGGATCCGCTTGCAGCCGATGCGGTAGTCGGGGGTGAGCTTCGCGCGCAGGGCCGGGTCCTTGACGGCGCGGGCCATGTTGCGCCGCGCGAGCGCCTCGACGAAGCCGAGTTCGTTCGGATGCTTGGTGAACGCCTGCACCTGCAACTCGCGGATCCCCCACAGCAGGCCGCGCCGCAGCCGGGCGGTGACGGGCAGGGCCCGGTGCAGGGCGCGCTCCGCGCCGCTGACGGCCCGGTCGACGCGGGGCATCACCCACGGCGGGGTGCGCTGGAACAGGGTGAGCCGGGAGACGTCCGGCTGGATGGCCGGCACGATCTGGACGGCCGACGCGCCGGTGCCGACCATGGCGACCCGCTTGCCCGCGAGGTCGTGGCCGTGGTCCCAGCGGGCCGAGTGGAAGACCTTGCCGGGGAAGGAGTCCAGGCCGGGGATCCGCGGGATCTTCGGGTCGGACAGCGGTCCGGTGGCCGACACGACGACGTCCGCGAAGTAGCGCCCGGCGCTCGTCTCGACGTCCCAGCGCAGCTCGCGCGCGTCCCAGGTCATCCGCAGCACCTCGGAGTCGAGCCGCAGGTGCGGCCGCAGCCCGAACACGTCCGTGACGTGCTCCAGGTAGGCGCGGATGTGCTCCTGGCCGGAGAAGGTGCGCGGCCAGTCCGGGTTGGGCGCGAAGGAGAAGGAGTAGAGATGGGACGGCACGTCGCAGGCGCACCCGGGGTAGCTGTTGTCCCGCCAGGTCCCGCCCACGCTGCCGGCCCGTTCCAGGATCACGAAGTCCGTGATCCCCTCCCGGCGCAGCCGCACTGCGGCCCCCAGTCCGCCGAAGCCGGATCCGATCACCGCCACCCGTACGTGTTCGGTCATCCCGACACCTCCCAGCCGTGCGACTCTCGCGACCTTCGCGACTCTGCCAGTGAACACTGGCGCAATGGGAGCGTAGAACAGGCCCGTACCGATGGGTAGGGGGCCGGGGGAAGGAAAGTTACCGGCGGTACAACATAAGCTTCGCCCGTGACCCACAAGCGCGAGTACCGGACGGAGGAGCTGGCGGCCGAGGCCGGCATCACGGTGCGCACCCTGCGCTTCTACCGCGAGCGCAAACTCCTCGCCCCGCCCCGGCGCGAGGGCCGCATCGCCTGGTACGACGACCACCACCTCGCCCGGCTGCGCACGATCTCGGCCCTCCTCGAACGCGGCCACACCCTCACCGGCATCGCCGAACTCGCCGACGCCCTGGACCAGGGCAGCGACGTCGCCGAACTGATCGGCGTCGGCGGCCCCACCGAGGAGGAGCCCGTCCACCTCACCCCCGAGGAACTCGCCGCCCGCTTCGAGGGCCAGGTCACCCCCGAGAACCTCGCCGCCGCCCTCGACCTCGGCTACCTGGGCACCGACGGCGACGAGATCGTCCACATCAGCAGACGGCTGCTGGACGTGTCGTCCGCCCTCGTCGCCGAGGGCATCCCGCTCGCCGAGGTCCTCGCGGCGGGCGTCCGCGTCCGCGAACACGCCGACGCCCTCGCCGCACTCTTCACCGACCTGATCCTGCGCCACGCCACCGAGAAGGACCTCCCCCGCCTGCGCCCCCTGGCCCGCAGCGTGGTCGAGGCGGAACTCTCCCTGGCCCTGGACCGACGGCTGCGGCGCGACACGCACGGGGCCCCGGAGGCCAGGGAGGCCGGGGAGCAGGGGGCCTGAGGCGGACACGCCCGGGAGGCGCGAGCGGGGGCCTGAGGTCCCACCCGGCTCCGCACGGCCGCAGGCCTGCCTAGAGGTCGTAGACGACGGTCACGGGTGCGTGGTCCGACCAGCGCTCGGCGTGCGTGGCCGCCCGCTCCACCAGCCCCTTCACGGCCTTGCCGGCGAGACCGGGCGTGCCGACCTGGAGGTCGATCCGCCATCCCGTGTCGTTGTCGAAGGCCCGGCCCCGGTACGACCACCAGGTGTACGGGCCCGCCATGTCCGGGTGCAGCTCCCGGACGACGTCCACGTAACCGCCGTCCGCCGGGGCGAGGACCCGGCCCAGCCACTCCCGCTCCTCGGGCAGGAAGCCCGAGCTCTTCTGGTTGGCGCGCCAGTTCTTCAGGTCGGCCGGCTGGTGGGCGATGTTCCAGTCGCCGCACACCAGGACCTCACGGCCGTCGGCGGCGGCGCGTTCGCGCAGTTCCTTGAGGTGGGCGAGGAACGCGTCCATGAAGCGGACCTTCTCGTCCTGGCGCTCCGTGCCGACCTCCCCGGACGGGAGGTAGAGGGAGGCGACCGTCACACCGGGCAGGTCGGCCTCGACGTAGCGGCCGCTGCCGTCGAACTCGGCCGAGCCGAAGCCGATCCGGACGGCGTCCGGCTCGCGGCGGGTGTAGAGCGAGACGCCCGCACGCCCCTTGGCCGCGGCCGGGGCGTGGGTCACGAACCAGCCCTCGGGAGCCCCCGCGGCCTGCGGCAACTGCTCCGGCTCGGCCCGCACCTCCTGGAGGCACAGCACATCGGCGGAGGTGTCCGCGAGCCACTCCACGAAGCCCTTCTTCGCGGCGGCACGCAGTCCATTCACATTCACGGAGGTCACGGTCAGCACCCCGGCACGATACCGGGCCGGGCCTCGCGGGACGGGTCCGGTCCGGGCGGCGGACGCCGGGCGAACCGCATTGGGGATACACGTACTGTGTACGGCGTGAAAATACGTCCGGTCCCCTTCGACCACCCCGACGCGGTCAAGCTCAACGACGAGGTCCAGGCCGAGTACCACGAGCGCTACGGCGACGGCGGCGACGCCACCGTCCTCGCGCCCTCCGACTTCCAGCCGCCGCGCGGCGTCTATCTCATCGTCTACGACGAGACCGGCCGCCCGGTGGCCACCGGCGGCTGGCGCAGCCAGGACGAGAACGGCGAGGGCAACCAGGACGGCGACGCCGAGCTGAAGCGCATGTTCGTGGTCCGGGACATGCGCGGACGCGGTCTCGCACGGCGGATCCTCACCGCACTGGAGGACGACGCGCGAGACGCCGGGCGCGTGCGGATGGTCCTGGAGACCGGCACCGAGCAGCCGGAGGCCATCGCCCTGTACACCTCCAGCGGCTACGAGCCGTGCGCGAAGTTCGGCTACTACCGCGCGTACGAGGAGAGCCGCTGCTACGCCAAGCCCCTCGGCTCCTGAGGCGGGCGGCGCGCGGGCCCCTCAGCTTCTGAGGTAGGCCAGCACCGCGAGGACCCGGCGGTGGCTGTCGTCGGCGGGCGGCAGGTCCAGCTTGGTGAGGATGCCGCCGATGTGCTTGCCGACGGCGGCCTCCGAGACCACGAGCGCCCTGGCCACCGCACCGTTGGACTTCCCCTCGGCGCCCAAGCGCCCACCGTCGACGGTCCGTTGCGGTGGTGGGCACGGTGCGCGCTCTGGGCTTCGAGAACGCCGTCCTCTGTACGGCCGACCAGGCCGCCCGACTGTCCCCGGCTGTCGTCCGGTTGATGGTGGAGGCGGACGCGGGGGCCGTGCGCACAGCGGTCGCGGACGCCGGCGTGCGCGGCCTCACCGGGGTCTCGCGCCGGCTCTCCGACGCCGGCCCCGGCCAGGACGCCGAGGCCCTGACCGCGCTCAACGCCCTCTTCGGCACGGCCGGGGGGTGAACGCCTTCGCCTGCGAGCGCTCCGGTGGAGGGGCGCGTCCGGTGAGGGACTGACGCCCGCACTCACGCAC encodes:
- a CDS encoding SDR family oxidoreductase produces the protein MSRVELEGQVVVVTGAARGVGELLARKLSARGASIALVGLEPDALKQVSERLHGDSDHWYADVTDHEAMSAVAAQVKERFGKVDVVVANAGVANGGPFADSDPDSWRRVVEVNLIGSAVTARAFLPLLRESRGYLLQIASLAAITPAPMMTAYCASKSGVEAFAHSLRAEVAHQGVRVGVGYLSWTDTDMVRGADQDEVMRELRQRLPWPANKTYPLGPAVDRIVAGIERRSPHVYGQGWLRGMQSVRGYLPGIIGTVGRREMKRFAPRLQGMRTGLVGAGGSADEQARATQRS
- a CDS encoding alpha/beta fold hydrolase; this translates as MSAAGAAASVRELTAVSADGARLHVEIHGPASGAGAAPAVVLAHGWTCSTAFWAAQIRELAADHRVIAYDQRGHGRTPASAACSTDALADDLEAVLRATLAPGEKAVIAGHSMGGMTVLAAAGREAFAEHAAAVLLCSTGASRLVAESTVLPLRPGRLRTWLTRHVLGSRAPLGPVTPVAMRILKYATMGAGAAPHMVEACARIVHACPRRVRHAWSGVLHLLDLDHGVGRLTVPTAVLVGTADRLTPPVQAHRIAAALPHSLGVTELPGVGHMTPVEEPALVTARIRELVTTYTQLKEGA
- a CDS encoding exodeoxyribonuclease III; the protein is MLTVTSVNVNGLRAAAKKGFVEWLADTSADVLCLQEVRAEPEQLPQAAGAPEGWFVTHAPAAAKGRAGVSLYTRREPDAVRIGFGSAEFDGSGRYVEADLPGVTVASLYLPSGEVGTERQDEKVRFMDAFLAHLKELRERAAADGREVLVCGDWNIAHQPADLKNWRANQKSSGFLPEEREWLGRVLAPADGGYVDVVRELHPDMAGPYTWWSYRGRAFDNDTGWRIDLQVGTPGLAGKAVKGLVERAATHAERWSDHAPVTVVYDL
- a CDS encoding MerR family transcriptional regulator yields the protein MTHKREYRTEELAAEAGITVRTLRFYRERKLLAPPRREGRIAWYDDHHLARLRTISALLERGHTLTGIAELADALDQGSDVAELIGVGGPTEEEPVHLTPEELAARFEGQVTPENLAAALDLGYLGTDGDEIVHISRRLLDVSSALVAEGIPLAEVLAAGVRVREHADALAALFTDLILRHATEKDLPRLRPLARSVVEAELSLALDRRLRRDTHGAPEAREAGEQGA
- a CDS encoding GNAT family N-acetyltransferase, yielding MKIRPVPFDHPDAVKLNDEVQAEYHERYGDGGDATVLAPSDFQPPRGVYLIVYDETGRPVATGGWRSQDENGEGNQDGDAELKRMFVVRDMRGRGLARRILTALEDDARDAGRVRMVLETGTEQPEAIALYTSSGYEPCAKFGYYRAYEESRCYAKPLGS
- a CDS encoding flavin-containing monooxygenase; protein product: MTEHVRVAVIGSGFGGLGAAVRLRREGITDFVILERAGSVGGTWRDNSYPGCACDVPSHLYSFSFAPNPDWPRTFSGQEHIRAYLEHVTDVFGLRPHLRLDSEVLRMTWDARELRWDVETSAGRYFADVVVSATGPLSDPKIPRIPGLDSFPGKVFHSARWDHGHDLAGKRVAMVGTGASAVQIVPAIQPDVSRLTLFQRTPPWVMPRVDRAVSGAERALHRALPVTARLRRGLLWGIRELQVQAFTKHPNELGFVEALARRNMARAVKDPALRAKLTPDYRIGCKRILLSSTYYPALTRPNVDVVASGLSEVRGSTLVAADGTETEADVIVFGTGFHVTDMPIADRVVGADGRTLAESWKGGMEALRGASAAGFPNWMTIIGPNTGLGNSSMILMIESQLNYMADYLRQLDVLGGRAALDARPSAVHAWNRRVQDRMKRTVWSTGGCTSWYLDASGRNTTVWPGTTAEFRRATRRVDLAEYEVVRAPARPGSGSAQAGEEKEVTA
- a CDS encoding S41 family peptidase, encoding MSYLRLPHLHGDLLCFVAEDDLWLAPLAGPGRAWRLTVDRTKAGHPRFSPDGRLIAYTSWRSLVPEIHLVPVDGGPGRRLTYWGSSDTRVCGWTPSDADGNADILAVASHGEPFSYFTWAYKVTPDGSPGRKLPWGPVSDLQVADLDGDRRTLLLTGTPPHEPAAWKRYRGGATGRLWLHGQRLLEDVDGHLASPLFVGGRIAFLSDHEGVGNLYSCAHDGSDLRRHTDHDDFYARHASSDGDRVVYQCGGDLWIVDDLAAGSGPRRIDVRMGGPRAGRRPYQIPAAQHIDGVSVDETGRASAVVVRGSLYWLTHRDGPARTLTDTPGVRVRLPEMLGPGGQVAYVTDADGEDAVEVAHLPRATGRRAPRRLASGLLGRVLETAADPQGERLAVASHDGRLLLVDLTEETEDTEHTEHTEHTGDGGDVEDGGDGAGAGEAEGAGEAVGPGGAGGRVTELVVSANGPVRDLAFSPDGAWLTWSHPGIGRSLRQIKMARMKDRAVIDVTDGRFEDENPVFTRDGRYLAFLSWRGFDPVYDVHTGDLSFPLGCRPYLVPLSSATPSPFALTPEGRPAAGGLDPVEDDGDGADGTVTVETEGLASRVTPFPVAASKYSALHPVAGGGLVWLRWPISGALGETFANPDDTSGRPTLEHFNISKAKKSELVDDLDWFALSGDGTRLVVVDEGELRAVPSTETGDPDSTVWIDLRRILHEVDPGAEWRQSYEEAGRLIRAYFWDPGMCGIDWDAVLGQYRPLVERVASPDEFADLLREVLGELGTSHAYVTAARRNEGPPHYQRLQGLLGANLVRRDAGWTIRRILPGDSSDSKARSPLAGTGIREGAVLTHVDGREVDPLTGPYPLLAGAGGTTVELTLAPAEGEPGRPRRVAVVPLVDERPLRYQDWVAKRRAVVRELSDGRCGYLHIPDMGGSGWAQFNRDLRGEVARPALIVDVRGNAGGHISELVVEKLTRTILGWDLTRDAEPVSYASNAPRGPVVALADEATSSDGDMITAAFKLLGLGPVVGQRTWGGVVGMTGRHRLGDGTVITVPMNAAWFDAYGWSVENKGVTPDLEILRTPLDWAEGRHAQLDDAVRLALELLTTNPPATPPDYSDVPDRSRPKLPPRTT